A single Pirellulales bacterium DNA region contains:
- a CDS encoding DUF1549 and DUF1553 domain-containing protein — translation MISKKPVLLRALKPQWLSLCVCFVSTLVLGYKLLAEEAASTNSEKPEKKASTAEPWSTENSALYPSGTSSTLADVEPINADQMAARIDGLLAAAWKSAGVEPAPFTTDSEFVRRAYLDLIGRIPSVAETLEFVDDAHADKRTQLVDNLLQRGAWAENFANAWRDLLLAGSANPEIRAQAAALENWLRLRFAVNMPYDKMARELITARVQQANTDFNEPSPAAFYLAADFKPEQLAASTSRVFLGIQLQCAQCHNHPFASWKREQFWQMATFFKDISNEAAMAAEKPSTLATLVNLVAMDNADSLTIPDTKIVVKPQFLDGTTPNRKADQSKREVLAQWIVNSSNPLFTRAAVNRLWDHFFGRGLVSPVDHLDTAGPPSQPQVFDELAQQFVLHGYDIKYLIRVITATRAYQLSSETSDKPNDQQLALFARMPLRRMSGDQLFASFVQATGFQTGGGQATQATQLEPTARDDFQTRFNDNSVPQTEAPTTILQALALMNGKYVTDATDLKASRVFASIADAPYLDTKGRIEMLFLSALSRRPDASEMEQLSAYLSSTPKHDEKSALADMFWSLLNSAEFVLNH, via the coding sequence ATGATTTCTAAAAAGCCTGTGTTGCTGCGGGCGTTAAAGCCGCAGTGGCTGTCACTGTGCGTATGCTTTGTCAGCACACTAGTACTGGGATACAAATTGCTGGCTGAGGAAGCAGCATCAACCAACAGCGAAAAGCCCGAAAAAAAAGCCAGCACGGCTGAACCCTGGTCGACGGAAAATTCGGCTCTTTACCCGAGTGGCACGTCCAGCACTTTGGCAGATGTCGAGCCCATCAATGCCGACCAAATGGCCGCCCGCATCGACGGGTTGTTGGCTGCCGCGTGGAAATCCGCCGGCGTAGAACCTGCTCCGTTCACGACCGATTCTGAATTTGTGCGGCGCGCTTATCTGGATTTGATTGGGCGCATTCCATCCGTGGCCGAAACTCTGGAATTTGTGGACGATGCCCATGCGGATAAGCGTACACAACTGGTCGACAATTTGCTTCAGCGCGGCGCTTGGGCAGAAAATTTTGCCAACGCGTGGCGCGATTTATTGCTGGCCGGTTCTGCAAACCCGGAAATTCGGGCTCAAGCGGCGGCCTTGGAAAACTGGCTGCGGCTGCGATTTGCGGTAAATATGCCGTACGACAAAATGGCGCGGGAGTTAATTACCGCCCGTGTGCAGCAGGCCAACACCGATTTTAACGAACCCAGCCCGGCAGCCTTTTATCTAGCCGCCGATTTTAAACCCGAGCAATTAGCAGCGAGTACTTCGCGCGTATTTTTGGGAATTCAGTTGCAATGTGCACAATGCCACAACCACCCCTTCGCTAGTTGGAAGCGCGAGCAGTTCTGGCAAATGGCGACGTTCTTCAAAGATATTAGCAATGAAGCGGCTATGGCGGCCGAAAAACCGTCGACCTTAGCGACGCTCGTTAATCTGGTGGCGATGGACAATGCAGACAGCCTGACTATTCCAGACACAAAAATTGTCGTAAAGCCGCAATTTCTTGATGGGACAACACCCAATCGGAAGGCGGACCAATCCAAACGCGAAGTGTTGGCTCAGTGGATCGTGAATTCGTCCAATCCATTGTTCACCCGAGCAGCGGTAAACCGTTTATGGGATCACTTCTTCGGCCGCGGCCTGGTTAGCCCCGTCGATCATTTGGATACAGCCGGCCCTCCCTCGCAACCGCAAGTATTTGATGAATTGGCTCAACAGTTTGTGCTACATGGTTACGACATCAAGTATTTAATTCGGGTGATCACGGCTACTCGGGCTTACCAGCTCTCGAGTGAGACCAGCGACAAGCCGAACGATCAGCAATTGGCGTTGTTCGCACGCATGCCGTTGCGGCGGATGAGCGGCGACCAGCTTTTTGCCAGTTTTGTACAAGCCACCGGCTTCCAGACTGGTGGCGGACAGGCGACGCAAGCAACTCAATTGGAGCCGACAGCGCGAGATGATTTTCAAACTCGATTCAACGATAACAGTGTGCCTCAAACCGAAGCACCGACAACCATCTTGCAGGCACTAGCCTTGATGAACGGCAAATATGTGACCGACGCAACCGATTTGAAGGCTAGTCGCGTGTTTGCTTCAATTGCCGATGCCCCGTACTTGGATACAAAAGGCCGAATCGAAATGCTCTTTCTGTCGGCTTTAAGCCGTCGGCCCGATGCCTCGGAGATGGAGCAATTGTCGGCTTACCTTTCGAGTACGCCCAAGCACGACGAAAAATCAGCCCTGGCCGACATGTTTTGGTCGCTACTAAATAGCGCTGAGTTTGTGTTGAACCATTAA
- a CDS encoding ferritin-like domain-containing protein yields MAEHTPSSKDSSEITREKLIDLLNEDLAREYQAIIAYVVYSQVLKGAQYMNIAGELKKHAGEELQHALIVSKQIDYLGGMPSVQPKPVKTSEKAEEMLRFDLENESETIRNYRQRIRQCEALGEFAMAEQIRKILVNEQEHQIDLATALGIDVPKV; encoded by the coding sequence ATGGCCGAACATACACCTAGTTCGAAAGATTCGTCGGAGATTACTCGCGAAAAACTGATCGATTTGCTCAATGAAGACCTGGCCCGTGAGTATCAAGCCATTATCGCCTACGTGGTTTATTCGCAGGTTTTGAAAGGCGCACAATATATGAATATTGCCGGCGAACTAAAAAAGCACGCCGGCGAAGAGTTACAGCATGCGTTAATAGTTTCTAAGCAAATCGATTATTTGGGTGGCATGCCGTCAGTACAGCCCAAGCCAGTCAAAACATCGGAAAAGGCAGAGGAGATGTTGCGGTTCGATTTAGAGAACGAAAGCGAAACGATTCGCAACTACCGGCAACGAATCCGACAATGCGAGGCACTGGGGGAATTTGCAATGGCCGAACAAATCAGAAAAATCCTGGTGAATGAACAAGAACACCAAATCGATCTGGCGACCGCATTAGGAATTGACGTCCCGAAGGTCTAA
- a CDS encoding DUF1501 domain-containing protein has protein sequence MCGIHNLHRFAGPFSRRDLLRLSLTGAVGISASGWFEALAHAAADDKNRHRSCILLWMNGGPSQMDTFDLKPGSRNGGLFKDVSTAADGVKISEHLPQLAQWTKRMAIVRSMTAKEGDHGRATAYVRTGYVPAGPIHYPTLGSLVAKELGRPDAELPNFVSIAPNRALSPAAYSAGFLGAGYAPLIVGEKAAAGKDAAQLEVDDIAPPTEIQPEIVNSRLKLLNTLNAGFLKNHPDAPASSYQAAYQRAVELMQSKLAAAFKLEEEPAEVRDAYGRTRFGQGCLLARRLVERGVPFVEVTLSTIDGAGAGWDTHTDNFEGVRKLSGVLDPAWATLMKELDQRGLLDSTLIVWMGEFGRTPQINSAGGRDHYPQAYSSVLAGGGIRGGQVIGKTSDDGMTVTDHPVTVPDLLATVCTALGMDPMQQNDSNLGRPIRIVDPVAKPIAEVLL, from the coding sequence ATGTGCGGCATTCACAATTTGCACCGCTTTGCCGGACCGTTTTCGCGTCGCGATCTGTTGCGGCTGTCGCTTACGGGAGCTGTAGGAATATCTGCCAGTGGTTGGTTCGAAGCGCTGGCGCATGCTGCGGCTGACGATAAGAACCGTCACCGCTCTTGCATCTTGCTATGGATGAACGGCGGCCCCAGCCAGATGGATACCTTCGATTTAAAGCCTGGCTCACGCAACGGTGGATTATTCAAAGATGTTTCCACCGCTGCCGACGGCGTTAAAATCAGTGAGCATTTGCCGCAACTCGCACAATGGACCAAGCGGATGGCGATTGTCCGTTCGATGACCGCCAAAGAAGGCGATCACGGCCGCGCCACGGCGTATGTTCGTACCGGCTACGTTCCCGCTGGTCCCATTCACTACCCCACACTGGGTTCGTTGGTGGCCAAGGAACTCGGCCGGCCCGACGCGGAGCTACCCAATTTTGTTAGCATTGCTCCTAACCGGGCGCTCAGTCCGGCTGCTTACAGCGCCGGCTTTTTAGGTGCAGGTTACGCGCCGCTGATTGTCGGCGAAAAGGCTGCGGCTGGCAAAGATGCTGCCCAACTGGAAGTGGACGACATTGCGCCGCCGACGGAAATTCAACCTGAGATTGTGAATTCGCGATTAAAGCTGCTCAATACGCTCAACGCCGGCTTTTTGAAAAATCATCCCGATGCGCCAGCCAGCAGCTACCAAGCCGCATACCAAAGGGCAGTCGAGTTAATGCAAAGCAAATTGGCTGCCGCCTTCAAGCTGGAAGAAGAGCCGGCTGAAGTACGCGATGCTTATGGACGAACCCGGTTTGGCCAAGGTTGCTTGCTAGCTCGACGGCTTGTGGAACGGGGCGTGCCGTTTGTTGAAGTGACCTTGAGTACCATCGATGGCGCTGGCGCTGGTTGGGACACTCATACCGACAATTTTGAAGGCGTTCGCAAGCTTTCCGGTGTGCTCGACCCCGCTTGGGCAACCTTGATGAAGGAGCTCGATCAGCGCGGTCTGCTCGATAGCACTTTGATTGTGTGGATGGGAGAATTCGGACGCACGCCGCAAATTAACTCCGCTGGCGGGCGAGATCACTATCCGCAAGCATACAGTAGCGTATTGGCTGGGGGAGGAATTCGAGGCGGCCAAGTCATCGGAAAAACAAGCGACGATGGCATGACCGTGACCGATCATCCCGTTACCGTGCCCGATCTTTTGGCGACGGTATGCACGGCTCTGGGAATGGACCCGATGCAACAAAACGATTCGAACTTGGGTCGGCCCATCCGCATTGTTGATCCAGTTGCCAAGCCGATCGCTGAGGTGTTGCTGTGA